A genomic window from Streptomyces sp. MST-110588 includes:
- the nrfD gene encoding NrfD/PsrC family molybdoenzyme membrane anchor subunit, whose translation MVPRAQFAPSSSYYGRPVIKAPSWAARDIAGYFFLGGLAGAGSVLAAGAQLTGRGRTAKGMKVSSLTAIALSTAALVHDLGRPSRFPHMLRVLKPTSPMSVGSWLLAAYGPAAGAAAGCAVTGLLPVAGAAATAGAALLGPAVASYTAVLAADTAVPAWHGAHRELPYLFTASATAAACGMALVLGPVRENAPARHAAVLAAGAEAAAHRAVERRLGMVAETCREGRAGTLLRAARLLTAAGAATAALMGRRSRTAAVAGGLALLAGSACTRFGVFAAGIASAEDPKYTVVPQRAGRTSDGGRAPDADPGRGRP comes from the coding sequence ATGGTGCCGCGGGCCCAGTTCGCCCCGTCCTCCTCGTACTACGGCAGGCCCGTCATCAAGGCCCCGTCGTGGGCCGCCCGGGACATCGCCGGGTACTTCTTCCTCGGCGGACTGGCCGGCGCCGGGTCGGTGCTCGCCGCGGGCGCGCAGCTCACCGGCCGCGGGAGAACCGCGAAGGGCATGAAGGTCTCCTCCCTCACCGCGATCGCGCTCTCCACCGCGGCGCTCGTCCACGACCTCGGCCGGCCGAGCCGGTTCCCGCACATGCTGCGGGTCCTGAAGCCGACCTCGCCGATGAGCGTCGGCTCCTGGCTGCTGGCCGCGTACGGGCCGGCGGCCGGAGCCGCGGCCGGGTGCGCGGTGACCGGGCTGCTGCCCGTGGCGGGCGCCGCCGCGACCGCGGGCGCCGCGCTGCTGGGGCCGGCCGTGGCCTCGTACACGGCGGTACTGGCGGCGGACACGGCCGTGCCGGCCTGGCACGGCGCCCACCGTGAACTGCCCTACCTCTTCACCGCCTCCGCCACCGCGGCGGCCTGCGGTATGGCACTGGTCCTCGGCCCCGTCCGGGAGAACGCTCCCGCACGGCACGCGGCCGTACTGGCGGCGGGGGCGGAGGCCGCCGCGCACCGGGCGGTGGAGCGACGGCTCGGTATGGTCGCCGAGACCTGCCGGGAGGGGCGGGCGGGCACGCTGCTGCGCGCGGCCCGGCTGCTCACCGCGGCCGGTGCGGCCACCGCGGCGCTCATGGGGCGCCGCAGCCGTACGGCGGCCGTGGCGGGAGGTCTGGCGCTGCTGGCGGGCTCCGCCTGCACCCGGTTCGGGGTGTTCGCGGCCGGCATCGCCTCGGCCGAGGACCCCAAGTACACGGTGGTGCCACAGCGGGCGGGCCGGACATCGGACGGGGGCCGGGCACCGGACGCGGACCCGGGCCGAGGCCGGCCGTAG
- a CDS encoding isochorismatase family cysteine hydrolase, with protein MGESAGRESTGRESAVRKTALIVVDMINTYRHADAQQLLPSVRDALPGMRGLLERARADNVDVIYVNDNFGRWRSHHDEILEMALNGPHADLVEPIRPDADAMFVVKARHSIFYQTPLEYLLSQNGIGRIVLCGQVTEQCILYSALDAHIRHLDVTVVQDAVAHIHQDLADAALRMMKRNMGARIVRSGDGDVFGGSGDPAG; from the coding sequence GTGGGAGAGAGTGCCGGGCGAGAGAGTACCGGGCGAGAAAGCGCCGTACGGAAGACCGCCCTGATAGTGGTCGACATGATCAACACGTATCGGCACGCGGACGCCCAGCAGTTGCTGCCGTCCGTCCGCGACGCACTCCCCGGGATGCGCGGACTGCTCGAAAGGGCGCGGGCCGACAACGTCGACGTCATCTACGTCAACGACAATTTCGGCCGCTGGCGGTCGCACCACGACGAAATCCTGGAAATGGCGCTGAACGGCCCGCACGCCGATCTGGTCGAGCCGATCCGCCCGGACGCCGACGCGATGTTCGTCGTCAAGGCCCGGCACTCCATTTTCTACCAGACTCCGCTGGAATATCTGCTGAGCCAGAACGGGATCGGCCGGATCGTGCTGTGCGGCCAGGTGACCGAACAGTGCATTCTCTATTCGGCCCTGGACGCCCACATCCGGCACCTGGACGTCACCGTGGTCCAGGACGCCGTCGCCCACATCCACCAGGACCTCGCGGACGCCGCGCTGCGGATGATGAAGCGGAACATGGGGGCGCGCATCGTGCGCTCCGGGGACGGCGACGTCTTCGGCGGGAGCGGCGACCCGGCCGGCTGA
- a CDS encoding SigB/SigF/SigG family RNA polymerase sigma factor, producing MPPAVAAPAPTVATPASTPVPSIEKLVSLPEGPEKRELRQQVIREWLPMAERLSTRFHNRGESAEDLRQIASLGLVKAVDRFDPGRGHAFESFAVPTIVGEIKRHFRDHTWGVHVPRRVQELRNQVRSGTRELSAAVDHRTPSVAQVAEHTGLSEDEVRVGRTAMESYKPLSLDAEVSAGAEDGYSLADTLGASEPGYDRVVLRETVRHKLRSLPERERRILYLRYFCDMTQSRIARECHLSQMHVSRILSGTCSRIRRAVEREERRERVV from the coding sequence ATGCCCCCCGCAGTTGCCGCCCCCGCCCCCACTGTCGCCACCCCCGCTTCCACCCCTGTTCCCTCCATCGAAAAGCTGGTCTCCCTTCCCGAAGGCCCGGAGAAGCGCGAACTGCGGCAGCAGGTGATCCGGGAATGGCTGCCCATGGCGGAACGGCTGTCCACCCGCTTTCACAACCGTGGCGAATCCGCGGAGGACCTCCGGCAGATCGCCTCGCTGGGCCTGGTGAAAGCGGTGGACCGCTTCGATCCCGGGCGTGGGCACGCCTTCGAGAGCTTTGCCGTGCCGACCATCGTCGGGGAGATCAAACGGCATTTCCGCGACCACACATGGGGCGTTCATGTGCCCCGCCGCGTCCAGGAACTGCGCAATCAGGTCCGCAGCGGTACGCGCGAACTGAGCGCCGCCGTGGACCACCGCACCCCGTCGGTCGCCCAGGTCGCCGAGCACACCGGACTGAGCGAGGATGAGGTACGCGTGGGAAGGACGGCGATGGAGAGCTACAAACCGCTGTCCCTGGACGCCGAGGTGTCCGCCGGCGCCGAGGACGGTTACTCCCTCGCGGACACGCTGGGAGCGTCCGAGCCAGGGTATGACCGGGTGGTCCTGCGCGAGACGGTCCGGCACAAGCTGCGCAGCCTCCCGGAGCGGGAACGCCGCATCCTCTACCTGCGGTATTTCTGCGACATGACCCAGAGCCGTATCGCGCGGGAATGCCACCTCTCGCAGATGCACGTCTCCCGCATTCTCAGCGGAACCTGCTCGCGCATACGCCGGGCCGTGGAAAGGGAGGAGAGGCGGGAACGGGTGGTGTGA
- a CDS encoding complex I subunit 5 family protein, with amino-acid sequence MTAAGTLPLIVATPLLGAALLVAVGRRLPRVAAEALGCAFAAGTAALALSVLLRTPPATGHGTGGTGGAPGPPAVEWLGGWHPHGGAGVGIVLVGDRVGVGLAVLASLLVVAVLAYSWRYFDERPHRPAGTFPALVLIFQAGMCGFVLTGDLFNAFVFFELMGVVAYALTGYRVEEARAVQGALTFGIVNSLGGYATLLGIALLYGRTGELGLAQIGARLDARAGAGPGSGDALTRTGSALADEAAQRPGLLVLTAFVLVLTGLLIKAAAVPFHFWLPDAHAVAPTPVCMLLSGVMVELGVYGTARVYWTVFAGPGGIPAEDAHRALLALGALTAVTGAVMCWQQRHLKRLLAFSTVAHTGLFLVGIAVLTPQGVAGTAVYVLGHAGVKAALFACTGILLDRFSSVDEHALHGRGRELPLIGVLYGLGGLALAGLPLFATGLGKALTEEAAGVGPTVLFVAVSAVTGGAVLRAAARVFLGLGERSGSTPPYDASPQGNPPAGHPSAGNRPGRNSPDGNRRAADFPDGTSGAHEEPETRGPLNRIPDTMLAVPIALLAAVPVVGLVPELHAAIGRAADAFTDHAGYAAAVLGTRTTPVIPAPTPAPHWTVSGIALGLLSAALATALARWSLRPGARTDPARWTAPLRRLHSGHIGDYVACALAGITVTALVLLPALR; translated from the coding sequence GTGACCGCCGCCGGGACACTGCCCCTGATCGTGGCCACGCCGCTGCTCGGCGCGGCCCTGCTGGTCGCGGTCGGCCGGCGGCTGCCCCGGGTCGCCGCCGAGGCGCTGGGCTGCGCCTTCGCGGCCGGCACCGCCGCCCTGGCGCTGTCCGTACTCCTGCGTACGCCCCCCGCCACCGGGCACGGCACGGGCGGGACCGGCGGCGCCCCGGGGCCGCCCGCCGTCGAGTGGCTCGGCGGCTGGCACCCGCACGGCGGCGCGGGCGTGGGCATCGTCCTGGTCGGGGACCGCGTCGGGGTGGGCCTGGCGGTCCTCGCCTCCCTGCTCGTCGTGGCCGTACTCGCCTATTCCTGGCGGTACTTCGACGAACGGCCGCACCGCCCGGCGGGCACCTTCCCCGCGCTGGTCCTGATCTTCCAGGCGGGCATGTGCGGCTTCGTGCTCACCGGCGACCTCTTCAACGCCTTCGTCTTCTTCGAGCTGATGGGCGTCGTCGCGTACGCCCTGACCGGCTACCGCGTCGAGGAGGCCCGCGCCGTCCAGGGCGCGCTGACCTTCGGCATCGTCAACTCCCTCGGCGGTTACGCGACGCTGCTGGGCATCGCCCTGCTGTACGGGCGCACCGGCGAACTCGGCCTGGCCCAGATCGGCGCGCGGCTGGACGCCCGGGCCGGCGCCGGTCCGGGAAGTGGCGACGCCCTCACCCGTACGGGGAGCGCACTGGCCGACGAGGCGGCGCAGCGGCCCGGCCTGCTCGTTCTGACCGCCTTCGTCCTCGTCCTGACCGGCCTGCTCATCAAGGCGGCGGCCGTCCCCTTCCACTTCTGGCTGCCCGACGCCCACGCGGTCGCGCCCACGCCGGTGTGCATGCTGCTCTCCGGCGTCATGGTCGAACTGGGGGTGTACGGCACGGCCCGGGTGTACTGGACCGTCTTCGCCGGCCCCGGTGGCATTCCCGCCGAGGACGCCCACCGTGCGCTGCTCGCCCTCGGCGCACTCACCGCGGTCACCGGCGCCGTCATGTGCTGGCAGCAGCGTCACCTCAAGCGACTGCTCGCCTTCTCCACCGTCGCCCACACCGGACTGTTCCTCGTCGGCATCGCGGTCCTCACCCCGCAGGGCGTCGCGGGCACCGCCGTCTACGTTCTCGGCCACGCGGGTGTGAAAGCCGCCCTGTTCGCCTGTACGGGCATCCTCCTGGACCGCTTCAGCAGCGTGGACGAACACGCCCTGCACGGCCGGGGCCGCGAACTCCCCCTGATCGGCGTGCTGTACGGGCTCGGCGGCCTGGCCCTGGCCGGACTGCCGCTCTTCGCCACGGGGCTGGGCAAGGCGCTCACCGAGGAGGCGGCGGGCGTCGGGCCGACCGTACTGTTCGTGGCGGTGTCGGCGGTCACCGGGGGAGCGGTGCTGCGGGCCGCCGCCCGTGTCTTCCTGGGGCTCGGCGAACGCTCCGGGAGCACCCCGCCGTACGACGCCTCGCCACAGGGGAATCCGCCGGCCGGCCACCCCTCGGCCGGCAACCGGCCGGGCCGGAACTCCCCGGACGGCAACCGCCGGGCCGCGGACTTTCCGGACGGGACGAGCGGCGCGCACGAGGAGCCCGAGACGCGCGGCCCGCTCAACCGGATCCCGGACACCATGCTCGCGGTGCCGATCGCCCTGCTGGCGGCCGTACCGGTGGTGGGCCTGGTCCCGGAACTGCACGCGGCGATCGGCCGGGCCGCCGACGCCTTCACCGACCACGCGGGCTACGCCGCCGCCGTACTGGGCACCCGTACCACCCCTGTCATCCCCGCTCCCACTCCCGCGCCGCACTGGACGGTCTCCGGTATCGCGCTCGGGCTGCTCTCCGCGGCGCTCGCCACGGCCCTGGCGCGGTGGTCCCTGCGTCCCGGCGCCCGCACCGACCCCGCACGGTGGACCGCGCCGCTGCGCCGGCTGCACTCCGGGCACATCGGCGACTACGTCGCCTGCGCGCTGGCCGGCATCACGGTGACGGCGCTGGTGCTGCTGCCCGCGCTGCGATGA
- a CDS encoding sodium:proton antiporter — protein sequence MSVLPYLVAGWIFLIGCYGLATSRNLIHAVGCLAVCQSATYVLLLAIGYRDGGTAPVFSDLRPGSRPVVDPVVQALALTDVVVGATVTALLLALVVQVAKRHGTVDPDELSELRG from the coding sequence ATGAGCGTGCTGCCGTATCTCGTGGCCGGCTGGATCTTCCTGATCGGCTGCTACGGGCTGGCCACCAGCCGCAACCTCATCCACGCCGTCGGCTGCCTGGCCGTCTGCCAGTCCGCCACCTACGTCCTGCTGCTGGCCATCGGCTACCGCGACGGCGGCACCGCACCCGTCTTCTCCGATCTGCGCCCCGGCTCCCGCCCGGTCGTCGACCCCGTCGTACAGGCCCTGGCGCTCACGGACGTCGTCGTGGGCGCCACCGTCACCGCGCTGCTGCTCGCCCTCGTCGTCCAGGTCGCCAAGCGGCACGGCACCGTCGACCCGGACGAACTCTCGGAGCTGCGCGGGTGA
- a CDS encoding MnhB domain-containing protein, producing MSRRARLWVLALGGLGVAVLLVGAALELPGFGGAAHPYGDRSVHASLARHTANVIASVNFDQRAFDTLGEESILFCAALGTVVLLRQTRDEHRVPPRPARVSPPVRRYALIALPVTLLIGLYVVAHGQLSPGGGFQGGVVVATSLHLLYVAVDYRALERIRPVGLYAVADGAGEAAYLLLGVAGTLAGTAYLANVLPYGTFNTLASGGTVPLLNAAIGVEVASGVVVLLASFLDQAVEIEDGPGGPDQDADSDAGTNTNTDAGTNTGIDTDPSPDRGTGKETGGT from the coding sequence TTGAGCAGACGGGCGCGCTTGTGGGTACTGGCGCTGGGCGGCCTGGGCGTGGCCGTCCTGCTGGTCGGCGCGGCACTGGAACTGCCGGGCTTCGGCGGTGCCGCGCACCCGTACGGCGACCGCTCCGTCCACGCCTCGCTCGCCCGGCACACCGCCAACGTCATCGCGTCCGTCAACTTCGACCAGCGGGCCTTCGACACCCTGGGCGAGGAGTCCATCCTCTTCTGCGCCGCGCTGGGCACCGTCGTCCTGCTGCGCCAGACCCGCGACGAGCACCGGGTCCCGCCGCGGCCCGCGCGGGTCTCCCCGCCCGTACGCCGGTACGCGCTGATCGCCCTGCCGGTCACCCTGCTCATCGGGCTGTACGTCGTCGCACACGGCCAGCTCAGCCCGGGCGGCGGCTTCCAGGGCGGCGTGGTCGTGGCGACCTCGCTGCACCTGCTGTACGTCGCTGTGGACTACCGGGCCCTGGAACGGATCCGGCCGGTCGGCCTGTACGCGGTGGCGGACGGCGCCGGGGAGGCTGCCTACCTGCTGCTGGGCGTGGCCGGCACCCTCGCCGGCACCGCCTACCTCGCCAACGTCCTCCCGTACGGGACCTTTAACACCCTCGCCTCCGGCGGCACCGTACCGCTGCTGAACGCCGCGATCGGGGTGGAGGTCGCCAGCGGGGTCGTGGTCCTCCTCGCCTCCTTCCTCGACCAGGCGGTCGAGATCGAGGACGGGCCCGGCGGCCCCGACCAGGACGCGGACTCCGACGCAGGTACCAACACCAACACTGACGCCGGCACCAACACCGGCATCGACACCGATCCGAGCCCGGACAGGGGCACGGGGAAGGAGACGGGCGGGACATGA
- a CDS encoding MrpF/PhaF family protein has product MNGWSAAAVALLLVGVAPAVWGAAGGPVRRRVLAQNVATPAGCLVLLLLAQGYERPAYADLALVLAVLGPAGTLVFARLLEDELAADPPRGRVARALTPLVATAAALVVLPLCLATDPGRATVKTLVIGALLVAGNVLSTRALTGEGRPSEASGPNAEGRPSGERRGSGG; this is encoded by the coding sequence GTGAACGGCTGGTCGGCCGCCGCCGTGGCGCTGCTGCTCGTCGGTGTCGCGCCCGCCGTATGGGGCGCGGCCGGCGGTCCCGTACGGCGGCGGGTGCTGGCCCAGAACGTCGCCACACCGGCCGGCTGTCTGGTCCTGCTGCTGCTCGCGCAGGGGTACGAGCGTCCCGCGTACGCCGATCTGGCTCTCGTCCTGGCCGTGCTGGGCCCGGCGGGCACCTTGGTCTTCGCCCGGCTGCTGGAGGACGAACTGGCCGCGGATCCGCCGCGCGGACGGGTCGCCCGCGCCCTGACACCGCTCGTGGCGACGGCGGCGGCCCTCGTGGTGCTGCCGCTGTGCCTGGCCACGGACCCGGGCCGGGCCACGGTCAAGACGCTCGTCATCGGTGCCCTGCTGGTGGCCGGCAACGTTCTGTCCACCCGCGCCCTGACGGGGGAGGGCCGCCCGTCCGAAGCGAGCGGGCCGAACGCGGAGGGCCGGCCGTCGGGAGAGCGCCGGGGGTCCGGTGGATGA
- a CDS encoding AAA family ATPase, which produces MPTPGPASVPAPGPAASGTPHPAWDRPGVVVITGIQAAGKSTVAQALAERLSRSVHLRGDTFRRMVVNGAVPMTPDADERALAQLRLRHRLTAVSADQYASEGFTVIAQDILLGEHLRELTGQIRTRPLAVVVLAPRPPVVAAREAARPKTAYGADWSVADLDRGLRESTPRIGLWLDTSEQTVAQTVEEILARAWTEGAVG; this is translated from the coding sequence ATGCCCACGCCCGGCCCCGCCTCTGTGCCCGCTCCCGGACCCGCCGCGTCCGGCACGCCGCATCCGGCGTGGGACCGGCCCGGCGTCGTGGTGATCACCGGCATCCAGGCGGCCGGGAAGTCGACCGTGGCCCAGGCCCTCGCCGAGCGGCTGAGCCGTTCTGTGCATCTGCGGGGCGACACGTTCCGCCGTATGGTCGTCAACGGCGCGGTGCCCATGACACCCGACGCCGACGAGCGGGCGCTGGCCCAGCTCCGGCTGCGCCACCGGCTCACGGCGGTGAGTGCCGATCAGTACGCCTCCGAGGGCTTCACGGTCATCGCCCAGGACATCCTCCTCGGTGAGCATCTGCGCGAACTCACCGGGCAGATCAGGACCCGGCCGCTCGCGGTGGTGGTGCTGGCCCCCCGGCCGCCGGTCGTCGCGGCACGTGAGGCGGCCCGGCCCAAGACCGCCTACGGCGCCGACTGGAGCGTGGCGGACCTGGACCGGGGGCTGCGCGAGAGCACCCCGCGCATCGGCCTATGGCTGGACACCTCGGAGCAGACCGTCGCACAGACCGTGGAGGAGATCCTCGCCCGGGCCTGGACCGAGGGCGCCGTCGGCTGA
- a CDS encoding HAD family hydrolase, producing MADTSGAAHRAALFDVDGTLVDTNYLHTVAWWEAFRQAGHHVPMRAVHRAIGLGSEDLIEHVLGADRDPGQDGSISSAHKALYATCFDRLPALEAAGDLLRALADRGLRIVLATSADGSELAALRRAIDADDVIAGTASSDDVAQGKPAPDPVERALELAQVPASCAVFVGDTVWDMKAAARAGVQRVALLSGGIPRADLEEAGAAAVYQDPADLLANLDRSPLA from the coding sequence ATGGCGGACACTTCGGGCGCCGCGCACCGGGCGGCCCTGTTCGACGTGGACGGGACCCTGGTCGACACCAACTACCTGCACACCGTGGCGTGGTGGGAGGCGTTCCGCCAGGCGGGCCACCACGTGCCGATGCGCGCCGTCCATCGGGCGATCGGCCTGGGCTCCGAGGACCTCATCGAGCACGTACTCGGCGCGGACCGCGACCCCGGCCAGGACGGGTCGATCAGTTCCGCGCACAAGGCCCTGTACGCCACCTGTTTCGACCGGCTGCCCGCCCTGGAAGCCGCCGGTGACCTGCTGCGCGCACTGGCCGACCGCGGCCTGCGCATCGTCCTGGCCACCTCCGCCGACGGGTCCGAACTCGCCGCGCTGCGGCGGGCCATCGACGCCGACGACGTCATCGCGGGGACCGCCAGCTCCGATGACGTCGCCCAGGGCAAGCCGGCACCCGACCCGGTGGAGCGGGCGCTCGAACTGGCCCAGGTGCCCGCCTCCTGCGCCGTCTTCGTCGGTGACACGGTGTGGGACATGAAAGCCGCCGCGCGGGCCGGGGTCCAGCGCGTTGCCCTCCTGTCCGGCGGCATCCCCCGCGCCGACCTGGAGGAGGCCGGCGCCGCCGCGGTCTACCAGGACCCGGCGGATCTGCTGGCCAACCTCGACCGGAGCCCGCTGGCCTGA
- a CDS encoding NAD(P)H-dependent oxidoreductase, producing MSATNLSAIALVCTLRPSPSPSSSALLARQVMAAFADLDIHGETVRVADHDVRPGVQIDMGEGDAWPALREKIQAADILLLATPIWLGHPSSVAQRVLERLDAELSETDDEGRLLTYGKAAAVAVVGNEDGAHKVSADLFQGLNDVGFSLAPGAVTYWVGEAQQGTDYQDLDATPSAVAKTTRTLAVNTAHLARLLKSGPYPPSSS from the coding sequence ATGAGTGCCACTAATTTGTCCGCAATCGCCCTTGTATGTACGCTCCGGCCTTCGCCGTCCCCGTCCAGCAGCGCCCTTCTGGCCAGACAGGTCATGGCGGCCTTCGCCGACCTCGACATCCACGGCGAGACCGTCCGCGTCGCCGACCACGACGTCCGGCCCGGCGTCCAGATCGACATGGGTGAGGGGGACGCCTGGCCGGCCCTGCGGGAGAAGATCCAGGCCGCCGACATCCTCCTCCTGGCGACCCCCATCTGGCTGGGCCATCCCTCCAGCGTCGCCCAGCGCGTCCTTGAGCGCCTGGACGCGGAACTGTCCGAGACGGACGACGAGGGGCGGCTGCTGACGTACGGGAAGGCCGCCGCCGTGGCGGTGGTGGGCAACGAGGACGGCGCCCACAAGGTCTCCGCCGACCTCTTCCAGGGGCTCAACGATGTCGGCTTCTCGCTCGCCCCCGGCGCCGTCACGTACTGGGTCGGGGAGGCCCAGCAGGGCACGGACTACCAGGACCTGGACGCGACCCCGAGCGCGGTCGCCAAGACCACCCGCACCCTCGCCGTCAACACGGCGCACCTGGCACGCCTGTTGAAGAGCGGACCCTATCCGCCGTCGTCCTCCTGA
- a CDS encoding zinc-dependent alcohol dehydrogenase, translating to MRALTWHGKRDVRVETVPDPRITEPTDVIVRITSTGICGSDLHLYEVLGPYLDPGDILGHEPMGIVEEAGSEVTAVAPGDRVVIPFNVSCGTCWMCGQGLHSQCETTQVRERGTGASLFGYTKLYGQVPGGQAEFLRVPFGNTLPVKVPHGPPDERFIYLSDVLPTAWQAVAYAQIPPGGSVTVLGLGPIGDMAARVALHQGASRVIGVDLVPERLARARRRGVHVLDLREHGKDVGEAVRELTEGRGTDAVIDAVGMEAHGAPVAKAAQQFVGLLPDALAEKLMERSGLDRMAALHTAIDAVRRGGTVSVVGVYGGAVDPMPLLTMFDKQIQLRMGQANVWRWVEDILPLLDDADPLGVEGFATHTLPLEDGPQAYKTFQAKEDGMIKTLLKP from the coding sequence ATGAGGGCCCTGACCTGGCACGGCAAGCGGGATGTACGCGTCGAGACGGTGCCCGACCCCAGGATCACGGAGCCGACGGACGTCATCGTACGCATCACCTCCACCGGAATCTGCGGCTCCGACCTGCACCTCTACGAAGTGCTGGGGCCCTACCTCGATCCAGGCGACATCCTCGGCCACGAGCCGATGGGCATCGTCGAGGAGGCCGGCAGCGAGGTCACCGCCGTGGCCCCCGGTGACCGGGTCGTGATCCCGTTCAACGTCTCGTGCGGCACGTGCTGGATGTGCGGGCAGGGGCTGCACTCGCAGTGCGAGACCACCCAGGTACGCGAGCGCGGCACCGGCGCCTCGCTCTTCGGCTACACCAAGCTGTACGGGCAGGTGCCCGGCGGCCAGGCCGAGTTCCTGCGTGTGCCGTTCGGCAACACGCTGCCGGTCAAGGTGCCGCACGGCCCGCCCGACGAGCGGTTCATCTACCTCTCCGACGTTCTGCCCACCGCCTGGCAGGCCGTCGCCTACGCACAGATCCCGCCCGGCGGCAGCGTCACCGTACTGGGCCTGGGCCCCATCGGTGACATGGCCGCCCGCGTCGCCCTGCACCAGGGCGCGAGCCGGGTCATCGGCGTGGACCTGGTGCCCGAACGGCTGGCCAGGGCCCGACGGCGTGGCGTACACGTCCTGGACCTGCGCGAACACGGCAAGGACGTGGGCGAGGCGGTCCGCGAGCTGACCGAGGGCCGGGGCACGGACGCCGTCATCGACGCGGTCGGCATGGAGGCGCACGGCGCGCCCGTCGCCAAGGCCGCCCAGCAGTTCGTCGGGCTGCTGCCGGACGCGCTGGCGGAGAAGCTGATGGAGCGGTCGGGCCTGGACCGCATGGCGGCCCTGCACACCGCGATCGACGCCGTACGGCGCGGCGGCACGGTCTCCGTGGTGGGGGTCTACGGCGGCGCGGTGGACCCGATGCCGCTGCTGACGATGTTCGACAAACAGATCCAGTTGCGGATGGGCCAGGCCAACGTGTGGCGCTGGGTCGAGGACATCCTGCCGCTGCTCGACGACGCGGACCCGCTCGGGGTGGAGGGCTTCGCGACCCACACCCTGCCGCTGGAGGACGGGCCGCAGGCGTACAAGACGTTCCAGGCCAAGGAGGACGGCATGATCAAGACGTTGCTGAAGCCGTAG
- a CDS encoding CBS domain-containing protein: MTTAREIMTPSAECIGAEDTVQEAARRMTELGVGALPICGTDNRLKGVLTDRDIVVKVLGKGKDPSQVKAGELAQGEAVTIGADDGAEEILSTMIHHKVRRLPVIDGHDLVGMVAQADVARALPDPKVGQLLEALSSD; the protein is encoded by the coding sequence ATGACGACCGCGCGCGAGATCATGACTCCGTCCGCCGAGTGTATCGGCGCGGAGGACACCGTGCAGGAAGCGGCCCGCAGGATGACCGAACTCGGGGTCGGGGCGCTGCCGATCTGCGGCACCGACAACCGGCTCAAGGGCGTTCTCACCGACCGTGACATCGTGGTCAAGGTGCTGGGCAAGGGCAAGGACCCCTCGCAGGTCAAGGCCGGTGAGCTGGCCCAGGGCGAGGCCGTGACCATCGGGGCCGACGACGGCGCGGAAGAGATCCTCTCCACCATGATCCACCACAAGGTCCGGCGGCTGCCGGTCATCGACGGCCACGACCTGGTCGGCATGGTCGCCCAGGCCGATGTCGCCAGGGCGCTGCCGGACCCCAAGGTCGGTCAGCTCCTCGAAGCCCTCTCCTCGGACTGA
- a CDS encoding DUF5133 domain-containing protein, whose translation MLMAHPVVLRNLVEQYETLQILQASDGSPALRQRLDDIAYTLCVSTGTRDVDAALIAARYRLPGARVTDDSLLQDKEATALRSSDGSASAARN comes from the coding sequence GTGCTGATGGCTCACCCCGTTGTGCTGCGGAACCTCGTGGAACAGTACGAGACCCTGCAAATCCTGCAGGCGTCCGACGGCAGCCCCGCATTGCGGCAGCGCCTGGACGACATCGCGTACACCTTGTGCGTCTCCACCGGTACCCGTGACGTGGACGCGGCCCTGATAGCGGCCCGTTACCGGCTTCCCGGCGCACGGGTCACCGATGACTCCCTGCTCCAGGACAAGGAGGCCACCGCCCTCCGGAGCAGCGACGGTTCCGCCTCCGCGGCCCGGAACTGA